The Staphylococcus carnosus genome has a segment encoding these proteins:
- a CDS encoding fructose-1,6-bisphosphatase produces MKTTDRELKHKYFDLLAEKFNHEEQLATEIISLESILELPKGTEHFVSDLHGEYDSFQHVLRNGSGNVRTKVNDIFQNTMSNQEISDFTALIYYPEDKLKLVKSSFDAKQPLNRWYEETIEQMIQMILYSASKYTRSKLRKALPKQFVFIIEELLYKNNGLDNKTPYYNTLMNQIIETQQADDLIIGMSYTIQRLVVDHLHVVGDIYDRGPEPEKIVETLIDYHSVDIQWGNHDAIWIGAYAGSKVCLANILRICARYDNLNIVEDAYGINIRPLLNLAEKFYGDNPAFRPKLRSDSNLSEQEQLQITKIHQAIAMIQFKLEIPIIKRRPSFEMEDRLVLEHVDYDNLTYTLHGKTHDLTDTCFVTVDPEDPAKLLPEEQEVIDKLLISVQESEKLKRHMTFLMDKGCLYLPYNGNLLIHGCIPIDENGKMEGMEIDGEFYSGRQLLDQFEKYMRKAFRHKDVTDDLATDLVWYLWTGKYSSLFGKRAMTTFERYFIKDKATHKEEKNPYYSLRENPEIVGHLLEEFGLDPDQGHIINGHTPVKEIDGEDPIKADGKMIVIDGGFSKVYQSTTGIAGYTLLYNSYGMQLVAHQHFNTKENVLRYGADELSTKRVVDEELTRKRIRDTNKGQLIQEEIDNLKDLMAHRYFE; encoded by the coding sequence ATGAAGACCACAGATCGTGAACTTAAACATAAATACTTTGACTTACTTGCAGAAAAATTTAATCACGAAGAACAACTCGCTACAGAAATCATCAGTCTAGAATCTATCTTAGAGTTGCCAAAAGGCACTGAACACTTTGTCAGTGATTTACATGGAGAATATGATTCTTTCCAACATGTATTAAGAAATGGTTCAGGCAATGTACGTACTAAAGTTAATGACATTTTCCAAAATACAATGTCCAATCAAGAAATCAGTGATTTCACTGCTTTAATCTATTATCCAGAAGATAAGTTGAAATTAGTTAAATCTAGTTTTGATGCTAAACAGCCTTTAAATAGATGGTATGAAGAAACTATCGAACAAATGATTCAAATGATTTTATATTCAGCTTCAAAATACACGCGTTCTAAATTACGTAAAGCATTGCCGAAACAATTCGTTTTCATTATTGAAGAACTGCTTTATAAAAATAACGGTTTAGACAATAAAACACCTTATTACAATACATTGATGAATCAAATTATCGAGACACAACAAGCAGATGATTTAATCATCGGCATGTCTTATACTATTCAACGTTTAGTCGTCGACCACCTTCATGTAGTCGGTGATATTTATGACCGTGGTCCAGAGCCTGAAAAAATCGTTGAAACTTTAATTGATTACCATTCTGTAGACATCCAATGGGGCAACCACGATGCAATTTGGATCGGTGCTTATGCAGGTTCTAAAGTTTGTTTAGCCAATATCTTAAGAATTTGTGCACGTTACGATAACTTAAACATTGTCGAAGATGCTTATGGTATCAATATACGTCCGCTGTTAAACCTTGCAGAAAAATTTTACGGAGACAATCCGGCATTTCGTCCTAAATTACGTTCTGATTCAAATTTATCAGAACAAGAACAACTGCAAATCACCAAAATTCACCAAGCCATCGCCATGATACAGTTCAAATTGGAGATTCCAATCATTAAACGCCGTCCTTCATTCGAAATGGAAGATCGATTAGTATTAGAACATGTTGATTATGACAATTTGACTTATACATTGCACGGTAAAACACATGATTTAACAGATACATGTTTTGTGACAGTAGACCCTGAAGATCCTGCAAAATTATTGCCAGAAGAACAAGAAGTAATAGATAAATTATTAATTTCTGTTCAAGAATCTGAGAAATTAAAACGACATATGACATTCTTAATGGATAAAGGTTGTCTTTACTTACCTTATAACGGCAATCTCCTTATACATGGCTGTATTCCAATTGATGAAAACGGCAAAATGGAAGGCATGGAAATTGATGGAGAATTTTATTCTGGCCGTCAATTGCTTGATCAATTCGAAAAATATATGCGTAAAGCATTCCGCCATAAAGATGTTACAGATGATTTAGCAACTGATTTAGTATGGTATTTATGGACAGGCAAATATTCTTCACTATTCGGCAAGAGAGCGATGACGACTTTTGAACGTTATTTCATAAAAGATAAAGCAACACACAAAGAAGAAAAAAATCCTTATTATTCTTTACGTGAAAACCCAGAAATCGTCGGTCATTTATTAGAAGAATTCGGATTAGATCCAGATCAAGGCCATATTATTAACGGTCATACACCAGTCAAAGAAATTGATGGTGAAGATCCTATCAAAGCAGACGGTAAAATGATTGTCATTGATGGCGGTTTTTCAAAAGTGTATCAATCCACAACAGGTATTGCCGGCTATACTTTACTTTATAATTCATATGGTATGCAGCTGGTAGCACATCAACACTTCAATACTAAAGAAAATGTATTGCGTTATGGTGCAGATGAATTATCAACGAAACGTGTCGTAGATGAAGAATTAACACGTAAACGCATCCGTGATACAAATAAAGGACAATTAATCCAAGAAGAAATTGATAACTTAAAAGATTTAATGGCACATCGCTATTTTGAATAA
- a CDS encoding GTP-binding protein, producing the protein MAKIPVTVLSGYLGSGKTTLLNHILQNREGLRIAVIVNDMSEVNIDKDLVVEGGGLSRTDEKLVELSNGCICCTLREDLLKEVERIVERGGIDQIVIESTGISEPVPVAQTFSYIDDELGIDLTSICRLDTMVTVVDANRFINDIKSEDLLVDREQGASEEDERTIADLLIDQVEFCDVLVLNKTDLVTEEELDRLESILRKLQPTARFIRTVNSEVELSDVLNTSLFDFEKASNSAGWLQELTNGGHAEHTPETEEYGISSFVYERRLPFHAERFHNWLENMPDTVVRAKGIVWLAQYNHVACLMSQAGSSVTIHPVTFWVAAMSEPKQRAILHEREDVRENWDPEFGDRHTQFVIIGTDLDQEKITKELDDCLLTTEEFESDWSQLPEPYGWHITQA; encoded by the coding sequence ATGGCTAAAATACCTGTAACGGTACTGAGCGGCTATCTTGGCTCAGGTAAAACAACATTATTAAACCATATTTTACAAAATAGAGAAGGATTACGCATCGCGGTTATTGTTAATGACATGAGTGAAGTTAACATCGACAAAGATTTAGTTGTGGAAGGCGGGGGACTTTCACGAACTGATGAAAAATTAGTCGAATTATCAAATGGATGTATCTGCTGTACATTACGTGAAGACTTATTAAAAGAAGTTGAACGTATTGTTGAACGCGGCGGTATCGACCAAATCGTCATTGAATCAACAGGTATTTCTGAACCCGTTCCAGTGGCACAAACATTCTCATATATTGATGACGAACTTGGTATTGATCTAACAAGCATTTGCCGCTTAGACACAATGGTTACAGTAGTAGATGCGAACCGTTTCATCAACGATATTAAATCAGAAGATCTCTTAGTAGACCGTGAACAAGGTGCTAGTGAAGAAGATGAACGTACAATCGCTGACCTATTGATTGACCAAGTAGAATTTTGCGATGTGCTCGTATTAAACAAAACAGACTTAGTCACAGAAGAAGAATTAGATCGTTTAGAAAGTATCTTACGTAAATTGCAACCTACTGCAAGATTTATCCGTACTGTCAATTCAGAAGTTGAGTTAAGCGATGTGTTAAATACAAGCTTATTCGATTTTGAGAAAGCAAGTAATTCTGCAGGTTGGTTACAAGAATTAACAAACGGTGGTCACGCTGAACATACACCAGAAACTGAAGAATACGGTATTTCATCATTTGTTTATGAACGTCGTTTACCTTTCCACGCTGAACGTTTCCATAATTGGTTAGAAAACATGCCGGACACAGTAGTTCGTGCAAAAGGTATCGTATGGTTGGCACAATATAATCATGTTGCATGCTTGATGTCTCAAGCAGGTTCTTCAGTAACAATTCACCCTGTTACATTCTGGGTTGCAGCTATGTCAGAACCAAAACAACGTGCTATTTTACATGAACGTGAAGATGTTCGTGAAAATTGGGATCCAGAATTCGGTGACCGTCATACACAATTCGTTATTATCGGAACAGATTTAGACCAAGAAAAAATCACAAAAGAATTAGATGATTGCTTACTTACAACAGAAGAATTCGAATCAGATTGGTCTCAATTGCCTGAACCATACGGTTGGCATATCACACAAGCTTAA
- a CDS encoding DUF2188 domain-containing protein — translation MPWTLDDYPNSWKNLKELERKKAIDIGNAMLEDGYEEGRAIPIATEQAEEWYKHATPQELDELKHKDVTKHKKDKDANPELNENDVEVYKEDGKWKVRTYGAKRAADDYDSKDEAVKRAEHIANNRGTKVHVKKADA, via the coding sequence ATGCCTTGGACTTTAGATGATTACCCAAATTCATGGAAAAACCTTAAAGAGTTAGAACGGAAAAAAGCCATTGATATTGGTAATGCAATGTTAGAAGATGGCTACGAAGAAGGGCGTGCAATTCCGATTGCAACTGAGCAAGCAGAAGAATGGTACAAGCATGCGACACCGCAAGAACTAGATGAATTGAAACATAAAGATGTCACTAAACATAAGAAAGATAAAGATGCCAATCCAGAATTAAATGAAAATGATGTAGAAGTTTATAAAGAAGATGGCAAATGGAAAGTACGTACTTATGGTGCTAAACGTGCTGCAGACGATTATGACTCTAAAGATGAAGCGGTAAAACGTGCTGAACACATCGCAAATAACCGGGGCACTAAGGTGCATGTAAAAAAAGCTGATGCATAA
- a CDS encoding ABC-2 transporter permease, with the protein MKGLIIGQYYATAKALITYLIISILLAIVVSYFGGSGSDFMCLLIVMLMVSAATDNLKNEAEAQWYKFAVTLPVSRKQIVQSHFLYYLITMMIGVGIVIIALIAGIMFGTIAVVNAVTTLGICLSIGLWVLLMYPFTYSVGADKSNMIQVIVTIIALGFFFVFNFISLIIGGSIYESGGEAMQHLEFELIRQSIFIVISLIAAAAGYFIGLNKFKKTNF; encoded by the coding sequence ATGAAAGGATTGATTATAGGACAGTATTATGCGACTGCAAAAGCACTGATTACCTATTTGATTATATCTATTTTATTAGCAATAGTTGTGAGTTACTTCGGTGGTTCAGGCAGCGATTTTATGTGTTTGTTAATTGTGATGTTGATGGTGTCAGCAGCAACGGATAATTTAAAAAATGAAGCTGAAGCGCAATGGTATAAATTTGCGGTCACACTCCCTGTAAGTCGTAAGCAAATTGTACAGAGTCATTTTCTGTATTACTTGATAACAATGATGATTGGTGTAGGTATCGTAATCATTGCTTTAATAGCGGGTATAATGTTTGGAACTATAGCTGTTGTAAATGCGGTTACTACTTTAGGAATATGTCTGTCAATCGGGTTGTGGGTATTGTTAATGTATCCTTTTACTTACTCTGTGGGTGCGGATAAATCCAATATGATTCAAGTGATTGTAACTATCATCGCACTTGGTTTCTTTTTTGTATTTAATTTTATTTCACTCATTATAGGCGGTTCTATTTATGAATCAGGTGGAGAGGCTATGCAGCATTTAGAATTTGAATTAATTCGCCAGTCTATCTTTATTGTGATTAGTTTGATTGCTGCAGCAGCAGGTTATTTTATAGGATTAAATAAATTCAAGAAAACAAACTTTTAA
- a CDS encoding DedA family protein, giving the protein MEQILTDFISRWGYLAIFILILSENILPFVPSEVVLTFAGVLSAKSHISIWILLIVATVASFIGLLVLYYICRLVNEEKLYRFVDKYGKWIKLKGKDIKRANDWFRKYGATAVFLCRFVPVLRVLITIPAGISRMNVVTFAVLSLLGTTIWNFGLIYLGKALSDNWHQILNAMHTYSTIMLAILAVLFIIFVIRFISKRRKNSNTN; this is encoded by the coding sequence ATGGAACAAATTCTAACGGATTTTATTAGTCGCTGGGGATATCTTGCTATTTTTATCCTCATCCTTTCAGAGAACATTTTACCTTTTGTCCCTTCAGAAGTTGTGCTGACTTTTGCTGGCGTGTTATCAGCTAAGTCACATATTTCTATTTGGATATTATTGATTGTCGCAACAGTCGCTTCATTTATCGGATTACTTGTCTTGTATTATATTTGTCGCTTAGTCAACGAAGAAAAACTATATCGTTTCGTTGATAAATACGGTAAATGGATTAAATTAAAAGGTAAAGATATTAAGCGTGCCAATGATTGGTTCAGAAAGTATGGTGCAACTGCAGTCTTCTTATGCCGCTTTGTTCCTGTTTTACGTGTATTGATTACCATTCCAGCTGGCATCAGCCGAATGAATGTTGTTACTTTTGCTGTTCTTTCATTATTAGGAACTACAATTTGGAACTTTGGTCTTATTTATTTAGGGAAAGCACTTAGTGATAACTGGCACCAAATCTTAAACGCTATGCACACGTATTCAACAATTATGTTAGCGATCTTAGCAGTTTTATTTATTATCTTTGTCATTCGTTTCATTTCAAAACGCCGTAAAAATTCAAATACAAACTAA
- a CDS encoding GTP pyrophosphokinase family protein, producing the protein MYVERRETLNLNALKRDVQRNISKFQSNHYQIEELVDFVSLHHLYASALEEVSTKLSILDNDFQILYEHNPIHHMERRVKEISSLVRKLEMRGLPVTTESARENITDIAGIRVVCNYLEDIEVVAALLLKQADVKLLKRKDYVESPKENGYRSLHLVVSIPVFLTDNVEQVPVEIQLRTIGMDMWASLEHKLRYKNATNTEVYKDTLKQCAEEIEEVENKLQHMHGEILKQD; encoded by the coding sequence ATGTATGTAGAAAGAAGAGAAACATTAAATCTGAATGCACTCAAACGAGATGTACAACGTAATATCTCGAAATTTCAAAGTAATCATTATCAAATAGAAGAACTTGTAGACTTTGTCAGTTTACATCACTTATATGCATCCGCTTTGGAAGAAGTCAGTACGAAACTCAGTATATTAGATAATGATTTCCAAATTCTTTATGAACATAATCCGATACACCATATGGAAAGACGTGTAAAAGAAATCAGCAGCTTGGTACGTAAGTTGGAAATGCGAGGATTACCTGTTACTACAGAGTCAGCACGTGAAAATATCACTGATATTGCTGGTATTCGAGTAGTATGCAATTATTTAGAAGATATAGAAGTAGTGGCTGCATTATTATTGAAACAAGCAGATGTTAAGTTGTTGAAAAGAAAGGACTATGTGGAAAGTCCGAAAGAAAATGGTTATCGCAGTTTACATCTTGTTGTATCGATTCCTGTATTTTTAACAGATAATGTAGAACAGGTACCTGTCGAAATACAACTTCGTACAATCGGGATGGATATGTGGGCAAGTTTAGAACATAAATTGCGTTATAAAAATGCGACGAATACAGAAGTGTATAAAGATACGTTAAAACAATGTGCTGAAGAAATAGAAGAAGTTGAAAATAAGTTGCAGCATATGCATGGAGAAATATTAAAACAGGATTAA
- the budA gene encoding acetolactate decarboxylase yields MSVMIYQHGTLGTLMAGMLKGTASIDEMLKHGDLGIGTLDGCDGEVIILDNEAFHANEYGEFKKLNGDEMTPFSTVTDFKPNKKFDITNLITSENLLDTILVRMKSQNLFSAVKIHGSFKKVHVRMMPKQEPPYQRLMESVNRQPELTFETINGTIVGFFTPELFHGVGTAGFHLHFVDQERTVGGHVLDFELERGTVEINDVETFEQNFPVHDEEFLNADIDYENIDEEIRLAE; encoded by the coding sequence CTGAGTGTTATGATTTACCAACATGGAACTTTAGGAACTTTGATGGCCGGTATGCTTAAAGGCACAGCTTCAATTGATGAAATGCTAAAACATGGCGATTTGGGTATCGGAACGTTGGATGGATGTGACGGCGAAGTCATTATTTTGGATAATGAAGCATTTCATGCAAATGAGTACGGCGAGTTCAAAAAGCTGAATGGTGATGAAATGACACCTTTTTCAACTGTTACAGACTTTAAACCTAATAAAAAATTTGATATCACAAATTTGATAACTTCAGAAAATTTATTAGATACAATCTTGGTCAGAATGAAAAGTCAAAATTTGTTCTCAGCGGTTAAAATTCATGGCAGTTTCAAAAAGGTACATGTACGTATGATGCCAAAACAAGAACCACCTTACCAACGTTTAATGGAATCAGTTAATCGACAGCCTGAATTGACGTTTGAAACTATTAATGGAACAATTGTCGGATTCTTTACGCCGGAATTATTCCATGGTGTCGGCACAGCTGGATTCCATCTGCACTTTGTAGATCAAGAGCGTACAGTAGGCGGTCATGTTTTAGATTTTGAATTAGAACGCGGTACTGTAGAAATCAATGATGTAGAAACATTTGAACAAAACTTCCCAGTACACGATGAAGAATTTTTAAATGCTGACATTGATTATGAAAATATTGATGAAGAAATTCGTCTAGCAGAATAA
- a CDS encoding ABC transporter ATP-binding protein produces MTSLLSVEQLNKSFKDSTFKINNVSFEVHEGEIVALIGKNGSGKSTLIRMIVGDYPIDQGKIEFFGEAVGEHQTTYKNDISVVFDALNFPKKFTVKTIDKIFNQLYTNWNSAVFFEWIKVFDLPMKQKVKYFSRGMTMKISIAAALSHQSRFLILDEATAGLDAASRDEIHEELEKFVYDGKHAIFMTSHIAEDINRLATRLIFIKNGEVLLQIAKKELFESYGILSCDEKQFSTLDKESILAYKEHLGQFEVIVKKGDLENISPISSIDEANKIILRGASS; encoded by the coding sequence ATGACATCACTATTATCTGTAGAGCAATTGAACAAATCTTTCAAAGACAGCACTTTTAAAATAAATAATGTGTCATTTGAAGTGCATGAAGGTGAAATTGTAGCGTTAATCGGCAAGAACGGCTCTGGCAAATCTACTTTGATTCGTATGATTGTGGGTGATTATCCAATTGATCAAGGTAAAATAGAATTTTTTGGTGAAGCGGTGGGTGAGCACCAAACAACTTATAAAAATGATATCAGTGTGGTTTTTGATGCACTTAATTTTCCTAAAAAATTCACAGTTAAAACAATAGACAAGATATTCAATCAATTATATACAAATTGGAATAGTGCAGTATTTTTTGAATGGATTAAAGTATTTGACTTGCCGATGAAGCAAAAAGTCAAATATTTCTCGAGAGGAATGACTATGAAAATATCAATAGCAGCTGCACTTTCTCATCAAAGTCGATTTCTCATTTTAGATGAAGCTACAGCGGGATTAGATGCAGCAAGCCGTGATGAAATACATGAAGAATTAGAGAAATTTGTATATGACGGGAAGCACGCGATTTTTATGACCTCACATATTGCTGAAGATATCAATCGATTAGCGACACGTCTCATCTTTATTAAAAATGGGGAAGTATTACTACAGATTGCTAAGAAAGAATTATTTGAATCGTATGGAATATTAAGTTGTGATGAAAAGCAATTCAGTACTTTAGATAAAGAAAGTATCTTAGCTTATAAAGAGCATTTAGGACAATTCGAGGTCATTGTAAAGAAAGGTGACTTAGAAAATATCAGTCCGATTTCTAGTATAGACGAAGCGAATAAAATCATCTTGAGAGGAGCATCATCATGA
- a CDS encoding putative quinol monooxygenase: MITVIAKTNVNDMNYDKYISLTGQLVVASQAEENNVSYEHYENTSIPNAFVFVEQWKDRAALNAHVEADHFKVYWKEITQLCINEPTIQMFEDSDEISYE; the protein is encoded by the coding sequence ATGATTACAGTTATTGCTAAAACAAATGTAAATGATATGAATTATGACAAATATATCAGCTTGACAGGTCAGCTCGTAGTAGCATCCCAAGCCGAAGAAAATAATGTCAGCTACGAACATTATGAGAATACAAGCATTCCGAATGCGTTTGTCTTTGTTGAACAATGGAAAGATAGAGCGGCATTGAATGCACATGTTGAAGCAGATCACTTTAAAGTATATTGGAAGGAAATTACACAACTTTGTATTAACGAACCCACAATTCAGATGTTTGAAGATAGTGATGAAATCAGTTATGAATAA
- a CDS encoding FUSC family protein has product MAHYISSLFRFTRQNVNFKKGTRQCLLMMIPLLIGYFVGQFQWGLLMATGTLTNIYVFGGSDKSKLRIVWWCAVGFTLCIILGTITVPIPLLFGLLLLIVTVIAYYIFSALEIPGPSSTFFIVTFALPINMPVAPEEALMRGLMVFCGGMLTVLLVWLMVKFQKKSGEVSAVENEYQLLKQLFHDFSDDEKFKTTTKRLVSQFKSANKQLITSSGSGKKQSNELQRLYLLHNNAEGIFAEILELKTKEVKTLPDILLEMMGYVAQSVIQNNSTKNQVKWKEKVELSPDFQRLEKQIYRTDEILYSPEGQIKYEAQLRQPLYGKQLIYNLTLDSLVFMNTMRYCVIMGIAIFIALMFDFDKAYWVPLTAHTILIGTNTIHSMERAVARTIGTFAGVITLSVILAFHPSMLVSIFILSFSAMFTEALVGANYALAMIFITTQVITLNGLASGKLSILIALPRMLDVVMGVVIAVIGLLILGRKNASQTLPIAIAEVVRYEASFFYYLFSKNAYIAHHEPKFDEMKLSIKLSNMNGMYNNAHGELFTNTQKISQYYPVMFALEEISFMLSRAQHNPHPETIDDVNMGQYLIAFEEIALHFEKGVPMKFGTGLPSLPQYVNIRSSLLNIQQYTRLQK; this is encoded by the coding sequence ATGGCTCATTACATAAGTTCACTATTTCGGTTTACACGACAAAATGTGAATTTTAAAAAAGGAACTAGACAATGTCTTTTAATGATGATTCCTTTATTAATCGGCTATTTTGTTGGCCAGTTCCAGTGGGGATTATTGATGGCAACTGGGACATTAACAAACATCTATGTATTCGGCGGTTCAGATAAGTCGAAATTACGAATTGTCTGGTGGTGTGCTGTCGGATTTACACTTTGTATTATTTTAGGAACTATTACAGTACCTATTCCGCTTCTCTTCGGTTTATTACTTCTTATTGTGACGGTAATAGCGTATTACATTTTTAGTGCACTCGAAATTCCAGGTCCTTCATCTACCTTCTTCATTGTGACATTCGCTTTACCTATTAATATGCCAGTTGCTCCAGAAGAAGCTTTAATGCGTGGTTTAATGGTATTTTGCGGAGGTATGTTGACAGTGCTTCTTGTTTGGCTGATGGTTAAATTCCAAAAGAAAAGCGGCGAAGTCAGTGCAGTTGAAAATGAATACCAACTTTTAAAGCAATTATTCCATGATTTTTCTGATGATGAAAAATTTAAAACCACAACAAAACGACTAGTGAGTCAGTTTAAATCAGCCAATAAACAACTGATCACTTCTTCTGGTTCGGGTAAGAAACAATCAAACGAATTACAACGCTTATATTTACTGCACAATAATGCAGAAGGTATTTTCGCAGAAATTCTTGAATTGAAAACAAAAGAAGTGAAAACACTTCCAGATATTTTACTTGAAATGATGGGCTATGTTGCACAAAGTGTAATACAGAATAACTCAACGAAAAACCAAGTGAAGTGGAAAGAAAAAGTAGAATTATCTCCTGATTTTCAAAGACTAGAAAAACAAATTTATCGAACAGATGAAATTTTATATAGTCCAGAAGGACAAATTAAATATGAAGCACAACTGCGCCAACCATTATATGGTAAGCAGTTAATTTATAATTTAACATTAGACTCATTAGTATTCATGAATACAATGCGTTATTGCGTCATTATGGGTATAGCAATCTTTATTGCACTTATGTTCGATTTCGATAAAGCATATTGGGTACCTTTAACTGCACATACAATTCTAATTGGTACGAATACAATCCATAGTATGGAACGTGCAGTAGCAAGAACAATCGGTACTTTTGCGGGTGTTATTACTTTAAGTGTGATTTTAGCATTTCATCCTTCAATGCTAGTCAGTATCTTCATCTTATCTTTCAGTGCAATGTTTACTGAAGCATTAGTAGGGGCTAATTATGCGTTGGCTATGATTTTCATAACTACACAAGTCATTACCTTAAATGGACTGGCTTCAGGGAAATTATCAATTTTAATTGCCTTGCCGCGTATGTTGGATGTAGTGATGGGAGTTGTAATTGCTGTTATTGGATTACTTATATTAGGTCGTAAAAATGCGTCGCAAACTTTACCGATAGCTATCGCAGAAGTTGTACGGTATGAAGCTTCGTTTTTCTATTATCTGTTTTCAAAAAATGCATACATTGCACATCATGAACCAAAGTTCGATGAAATGAAGTTAAGTATTAAATTAAGCAATATGAATGGTATGTATAATAATGCGCATGGTGAATTATTTACAAACACTCAAAAAATCAGCCAATATTATCCAGTAATGTTTGCGTTGGAAGAAATCAGTTTTATGTTATCTAGAGCGCAGCATAACCCGCATCCTGAAACAATAGACGATGTAAATATGGGGCAATACTTGATTGCATTTGAAGAGATTGCATTACATTTTGAAAAAGGTGTACCGATGAAGTTTGGTACAGGATTGCCATCGTTACCTCAATATGTCAATATTCGTTCTTCATTGTTGAATATTCAGCAATATACACGTTTACAAAAATGA
- a CDS encoding MFS transporter has protein sequence MTERKSNVRWFFALAFFIIGVIAYMDRSNISLIAGPMMEDLHMTKAQFGLLATFFSAGYALMQVPSGILAEKFGPKKMLSIALIWWSAFTILTGVVKNHGLLYLVRFLFGIGEAPMYPANAVFNSNWFSRGEKGRASSALLAGSYFGPVIAPGVTVLIVTMFNWQAVFYIFGAVGFLIVILWAIIAKDLPEHHKMVNEAEKRYIIENRDVQNAGEKQSAPWSAFFKHFSFYAIAVQYFVVQFIVGLFLIWLPTYVMEQYHVKYTSLGLLAGIPWLAMLLCIMGFGALSDRLLQAGKSRFVARGSIAIIGMIVFSIGLLFAIRSEVLEVNIAWLAVCLSGMGITTGMSWAAAADIGRNFSGTVSGWMNLWGNVGAMLSPLLAGILADLIGWTWTLQSLLVLVVIAIFMWFFVKPDRALVAEEDKL, from the coding sequence ATGACTGAAAGAAAGAGTAATGTTCGTTGGTTTTTTGCACTGGCATTCTTTATTATCGGGGTTATCGCTTATATGGACAGATCAAACATCTCCTTAATTGCAGGGCCGATGATGGAAGATTTACATATGACAAAGGCGCAATTTGGATTATTAGCAACATTCTTCTCAGCAGGTTATGCATTAATGCAAGTACCTTCAGGAATTCTTGCTGAAAAATTCGGACCGAAAAAAATGCTGTCAATCGCATTGATTTGGTGGAGTGCATTTACGATTTTAACGGGTGTAGTTAAAAATCATGGCTTATTATACTTAGTACGTTTCTTATTTGGTATTGGGGAAGCACCTATGTATCCAGCCAATGCAGTATTCAACTCAAACTGGTTCTCACGCGGTGAAAAAGGTCGTGCCTCAAGTGCATTGCTTGCTGGTTCGTACTTTGGACCGGTTATTGCACCTGGTGTAACAGTTTTGATTGTTACAATGTTTAATTGGCAAGCTGTATTTTATATTTTCGGGGCTGTCGGCTTTTTAATCGTAATATTATGGGCTATTATTGCGAAAGACTTGCCTGAACATCATAAAATGGTTAATGAAGCGGAAAAACGCTATATTATTGAAAATCGTGATGTTCAAAATGCTGGGGAAAAACAAAGCGCACCTTGGAGTGCATTCTTTAAACACTTCAGCTTCTACGCGATTGCAGTTCAATACTTTGTAGTACAATTTATCGTTGGTTTATTCTTAATTTGGTTACCGACATATGTTATGGAACAATATCACGTAAAATATACTTCTTTAGGTTTATTAGCAGGGATTCCATGGTTAGCAATGCTGCTTTGTATTATGGGATTCGGTGCACTTTCAGATAGACTTTTACAAGCAGGAAAATCTCGTTTTGTAGCACGTGGTTCAATTGCTATTATCGGAATGATTGTTTTCAGTATTGGTCTTTTATTTGCTATTCGAAGCGAAGTCTTAGAAGTGAATATTGCTTGGCTAGCGGTCTGCTTAAGCGGTATGGGTATCACAACTGGTATGAGCTGGGCAGCAGCTGCTGATATTGGCCGTAACTTCTCTGGTACTGTATCAGGCTGGATGAACTTATGGGGTAACGTTGGTGCAATGCTTAGTCCATTACTTGCAGGTATCTTAGCTGATTTAATCGGATGGACTTGGACATTACAATCTTTATTAGTACTTGTAGTTATCGCAATCTTCATGTGGTTCTTTGTAAAACCAGACAGAGCGTTAGTTGCTGAAGAAGATAAACTTTAA